A DNA window from Sulfitobacter noctilucicola contains the following coding sequences:
- a CDS encoding ABC transporter ATP-binding protein: MLEFENVSKSFWTGSQHKVILDKASFRVELGRSLGILAPNGTGKTTLINMMAGLEKPDEGEIRRSCNISFPLGFMGGVVAKVSAMENARYIARLYGLDPDYVESFCRWLCNLGEYFDQPLGTYSAGMRSRFSFALMLALDFDMYLIDEGMPSTTDVEFNRKAGEILQERLRTTTIIIVSHQAETLEKFARSAAVLVDGQFVMFDTLEEAKQLYDYQTQG, from the coding sequence ATGCTGGAATTCGAAAATGTATCAAAGTCCTTTTGGACAGGATCACAACACAAGGTGATCCTCGACAAGGCCTCGTTCCGTGTGGAACTGGGCCGGTCTTTGGGCATTCTCGCACCGAACGGAACCGGCAAGACAACGCTTATCAATATGATGGCAGGACTGGAAAAGCCTGACGAGGGCGAGATCCGGCGCAGCTGCAACATCTCGTTTCCGCTGGGCTTTATGGGTGGCGTCGTGGCGAAAGTATCTGCCATGGAAAACGCCCGCTACATCGCGCGGCTCTATGGGCTTGACCCTGATTATGTCGAAAGCTTCTGTCGTTGGTTGTGTAACCTTGGCGAATACTTCGACCAGCCGCTTGGCACCTATTCCGCCGGCATGCGCTCGCGCTTTTCCTTTGCGTTGATGCTGGCACTCGATTTTGACATGTACCTCATTGATGAGGGCATGCCGTCGACCACAGATGTTGAATTCAACCGCAAAGCGGGCGAAATTCTGCAAGAACGCCTGCGGACGACCACAATCATCATCGTCTCGCATCAGGCCGAGACACTGGAAAAATTCGCCCGTTCTGCCGCCGTTCTCGTAGATGGTCAGTTCGTTATGTTCGATACGTTGGAAGAAGCGAAACAATTGTATGACTACCAAACCCAAGGCTAG